The Mycobacterium seoulense genomic interval TGAACCCCCAGCAGGAAGCGGGCGCCGCCAACCCCACCGACCAGAACGGTGACCTTCACGTGGACGACAGTACTGCCCGACGACCGTGCGGTGGCGGGCCCGTTACGCGGCCCTTAAGCCTAATCGTGGGCGGTGTGATCGACACGCCGAATGCGCAAAACAACGGAAACGCCGTAATTCGGTCACGAGATGGTATGGAAATGCGCCGAAGTGCTTGACCCGGCTGGTCAACCCGTGTCTAATCACAACAGTGTCATTTCCCGGTTGGCCGGCCGGTTCCGGTGTCGCAGACCGAGATTCGATCACTTGTTCGAATTGTCTGTACACATCAGAAAAGTGGGAACCACTCACTCTCTCAATGAAACTGAGGAGGCGGACGACCGTATGTCTTACGAACATCTTCGAGGAGTCATGGCGAGCACGCCGCACACCCCTATCGGCTCAGCGCCGGTCCGACCCGTTCGGCCGCACCTGACCGTGGTTCCCGATGCGCCAGTCGCATTCGAGCCCGAGCCGATGCTGGCGCCTGTCGCCGACCAATGGCAGGACCGGGCGCTGTGTGCCCAAACCGATCCCGAGGCCTTCTTCCCGGAGAAGGGTGGCTCCACCCGTGAGGCGAAGAAGATCTGCCTCGGGTGCGAGGTACGCCACGAGTGCCTGGAGTACGCCCTCGAGCACGACGAGCGCTTCGGCATCTGGGGCGGCCTGTCCGAGCGCGAGCGCCGCCGCCTCAAGCGCGGCATCATCTAACGCGCCGAAGGCGCCAACGCGCCAGCGCTATTCGTCCTCGATCGTCGGGTCGATGACCGAAGGCTCGACATCGAGGTAGATGGCCACCTGGGCCACCAAGATTTCGTGCAGCAAATCACCGAGTTCGACGGTGTCCTTGGCCCGTCGCTCGATCGGCTTGCGGAACAACACAATTCGCGCCCGCGTGGCGTTGCCGCGGACGTCGACGCCGGCCGGGATCAGGCGCGCGAGCGGGATCGGCCCGTCGGCGATGACCTCCGGCGGCCACTGCACGCTGTCGGGATCCTTGGCCGCGATGCGGGGAATCTCATCGACCGCCACGTCGAGCTCGGCGAGGCGCGACTGCCAGTGCCGCTCGATGGGTTCGTAGGCCTCCAGCACCGCCATGTCGAACCGCTCGGCCCGGCTGCGCCACCCGGGGACCGTCGGCGGCAGCAGTGGGCCGCGCACGTCGCGGCCCCGCCGGGCGGACCGACGGGAAGCGAACCGGCCCTGGGACCGATCCCTCCGCGGGGAGCTGCGCGAATCGCCCACGCGCCGATGGTAACGGTTGAACATCGGGGGCCGGCCGGTTGCGCGTGTCCGGCGCTTCAGCGGCGTTTGTGCACGATAGCCTTTCGGCGTGAACGTTCCCCGTCGCTGTTGCCGGCCCGGGTGTCCGCACTACGCCGTGGCGACCTTGACGTTCGTCTACTCGGACTCGACGGCCGTGGTGGGGCCACTCGCGACCGCGCGGGAGCCGCACTCGTGGGACCTGTGCGTCGGCCACGCCGGCCGGATCACCGCGCCCCGTGGGTGGGATCTCGTGCGCCACGCCGGTCCGCTGCCCACCCATCATCCGGATGAGGACGACCTGGTCGCCCTGGCCGACGCGGTGCGCGAAGGCGGCCCCGTCGAGCGCGCCGTGCCCTACGGCGGCACCGGCTCGCCCCTCAACGGCTTCGCCGACCCGCACATCCCCCACGGCGGGACCCAGGCCACCGCGCCCAGCAGCAGCGTGCTCGCGCCGCCGGAGCATCGGTCCTCCGGTCGCCGCCGCGGGCATCTGCGCGTGTTGCCCGACCCCAGCGACTAACCGCTGCGGCGTCGCGCCCGATCCCCGCGCACCGCTGCGGTCCGTGTTTCCCGGGGGCCGATAGGCTGACGGCCAAGAGGCGAAGGAATC includes:
- a CDS encoding WhiB family transcriptional regulator, giving the protein MASTPHTPIGSAPVRPVRPHLTVVPDAPVAFEPEPMLAPVADQWQDRALCAQTDPEAFFPEKGGSTREAKKICLGCEVRHECLEYALEHDERFGIWGGLSERERRRLKRGII
- a CDS encoding metallopeptidase family protein produces the protein MRGPLLPPTVPGWRSRAERFDMAVLEAYEPIERHWQSRLAELDVAVDEIPRIAAKDPDSVQWPPEVIADGPIPLARLIPAGVDVRGNATRARIVLFRKPIERRAKDTVELGDLLHEILVAQVAIYLDVEPSVIDPTIEDE
- a CDS encoding DUF3499 domain-containing protein — protein: MNVPRRCCRPGCPHYAVATLTFVYSDSTAVVGPLATAREPHSWDLCVGHAGRITAPRGWDLVRHAGPLPTHHPDEDDLVALADAVREGGPVERAVPYGGTGSPLNGFADPHIPHGGTQATAPSSSVLAPPEHRSSGRRRGHLRVLPDPSD